From a single Candidatus Neomarinimicrobiota bacterium genomic region:
- a CDS encoding FAD-dependent oxidoreductase, with amino-acid sequence MPPPSKNGSPQIGVYICHCGMNIAAKVDILEVVAFAQTLPLVSVAREYKFMCSDPGQELIQEDLRAERVNRVVVASCSPLMHEITFRRATADAGQNPFFFQMANIREHVSWVTLDGRLATDKAKALVAAAVRRVALHEPLEKKQVPVNPDVLIVGAGIAGIQAALTMAEAGKKVHLVERTPSIGGHMANFDKTFPTLDCSACILTPKMVAVSKHKNIHLMTFAEVVDVSGYVGNFKVKIRKKARYVDLDKCTGCGECWANCPALTVPSQRVIRKGELVINQKVNP; translated from the coding sequence ATGCCACCGCCCAGTAAAAACGGTTCACCCCAAATCGGCGTCTATATATGCCACTGTGGCATGAACATCGCCGCCAAGGTGGATATCCTCGAAGTAGTCGCTTTCGCCCAGACACTGCCCCTGGTCTCCGTGGCCCGGGAATACAAGTTCATGTGCTCCGACCCGGGACAGGAGCTCATCCAGGAGGATCTCCGTGCCGAACGGGTCAATCGGGTGGTAGTGGCTTCGTGCTCACCCCTGATGCACGAGATTACTTTTCGTCGGGCCACCGCCGATGCCGGACAAAATCCGTTCTTTTTCCAGATGGCCAATATCCGCGAGCATGTCAGTTGGGTGACTCTGGACGGTCGCCTGGCCACTGACAAGGCCAAAGCGCTGGTCGCTGCGGCAGTGCGCCGGGTAGCCCTCCACGAACCTCTGGAAAAGAAACAGGTCCCCGTCAATCCGGACGTGTTAATCGTAGGCGCCGGCATCGCCGGCATCCAGGCCGCCCTCACCATGGCTGAAGCCGGGAAAAAGGTCCATCTGGTCGAGCGCACCCCCTCCATCGGTGGGCATATGGCCAACTTCGACAAGACCTTCCCCACCCTGGATTGCTCAGCCTGTATTCTCACTCCGAAAATGGTGGCAGTCTCGAAGCATAAGAATATCCACCTGATGACCTTCGCCGAAGTGGTGGATGTCTCAGGCTATGTCGGCAACTTCAAAGTGAAAATCCGCAAGAAAGCCCGCTACGTGGACCTTGATAAATGCACCGGTTGTGGAGAATGTTGGGCCAATTGCCCGGCCTTAACGGTACCCTCCCAGCGCGTCATCCGGAAAGGCGAGCTGGTTATCAATCAGAAGGTCAATCCATGA
- a CDS encoding CoB--CoM heterodisulfide reductase iron-sulfur subunit B family protein: MKYLYYPGCSCSGKTTGRAYAESLIAVFQALDVAYEELEDWNCCGATMYMSVDEQQAFAMSVRNLALAERQGGNGDSPPTLTTPCAACYAVLNKTQHYIDDYSQIGESIHSALAAASLSYTGRVQVRHPLDILVNDVGLEKIAGQVKRPLLGLRVACYYGCLLVRPYATFDDPYHPTTMDRLIRALGAEPVDWPLKTHCCGASLSGTIEEVGVRLSYILLSEARRRGANVVATACPFCQFNLECFQHQMIRDHGLAGEVPVGYFTQLAGIALGLPGRNLGLHRLTIPLPVSDKIGEQEEYATAQ; the protein is encoded by the coding sequence ATGAAATATCTCTACTATCCCGGATGTTCCTGCTCCGGCAAGACCACCGGCAGGGCCTATGCGGAATCACTGATCGCGGTCTTTCAGGCCCTGGATGTGGCCTATGAAGAACTGGAGGACTGGAACTGCTGCGGCGCCACCATGTACATGTCGGTGGATGAACAGCAGGCCTTCGCCATGTCCGTCCGCAACCTGGCCCTGGCCGAGCGCCAGGGAGGGAATGGTGACTCTCCACCCACCCTCACGACCCCTTGCGCCGCCTGCTACGCCGTCCTGAACAAGACCCAGCATTACATCGACGACTATTCTCAGATCGGGGAGAGCATACATAGCGCATTAGCGGCTGCGAGCTTGTCGTACACCGGCCGGGTGCAGGTCCGCCATCCCCTCGACATTCTGGTCAACGATGTCGGGCTGGAAAAAATCGCGGGGCAGGTTAAACGACCGCTGCTGGGATTGCGGGTGGCCTGTTACTACGGCTGCCTGCTGGTGCGGCCCTACGCCACCTTTGATGACCCTTACCACCCCACCACCATGGACCGCCTGATACGCGCCCTCGGGGCCGAACCGGTGGACTGGCCCCTGAAGACCCACTGCTGTGGTGCATCGTTGAGCGGGACAATCGAAGAAGTGGGAGTCCGGCTGAGTTATATCCTGCTATCCGAAGCCCGCCGGCGCGGCGCTAACGTTGTAGCCACTGCCTGCCCGTTTTGCCAATTCAACCTGGAGTGCTTCCAGCATCAGATGATCCGGGACCACGGGCTGGCTGGTGAGGTTCCGGTCGGCTATTTCACGCAGCTGGCCGGTATCGCTCTGGGGCTGCCAGGCCGCAACCTCGGCCTACACCGTCTGACCATTCCATTACCTGTTTCTGATAAAATTGGGGAGCAAGAAGAATATGCCACCGCCCAGTAA
- a CDS encoding DRTGG domain-containing protein: MTLAQIVKILDGDFLSSRDHRQKQVHTGCGCDLMSDVLAFIKPNALLLTGLTNAQVIRTAEMADVKAICFVRGKKPGGEVIALADEKDIALLATSLPLFEACGRLYREGLAGCSEYEG; the protein is encoded by the coding sequence ATGACCCTTGCCCAGATTGTCAAGATATTGGATGGTGATTTCCTGTCAAGCCGGGATCACCGGCAGAAGCAGGTACACACCGGCTGCGGTTGTGACTTGATGAGCGACGTCCTGGCCTTTATCAAGCCGAATGCCCTCCTGTTGACCGGATTGACCAACGCCCAGGTGATCCGAACCGCGGAGATGGCCGATGTCAAAGCCATCTGCTTCGTCCGGGGGAAGAAACCGGGTGGGGAGGTCATCGCCCTCGCGGATGAAAAAGATATCGCCCTGCTGGCTACCTCGCTGCCCCTGTTCGAGGCCTGCGGCCGACTCTACCGCGAAGGTCTGGCCGGTTGCTCCGAATATGAAGGCTAA
- a CDS encoding OPT family oligopeptide transporter: MTTAEISRERPIRTGSYPELTWQAVLVGYFLGAIITLSIGYASLILGFSIEGSELAAILGFGILRGIMRRTSIIENNINQTIASAVNGASAGMMFSVPALFILGQTEFNPVLMVFGCIAGGVLGIAFIIPLRKQMIDFERLAYPGGIAVAAILKSPGAGLHKAILLLGGAAVSAGVHSISQLTGFENWQLGNLIGMPQYMNGVWYISLLTIGVGFLAGKGGVYFIVGGYVCYWILAPLLAALGLLPTPQTLTEMATSMPSYLRLQLFRPVGIGMLIGGALTGIALALPLVVSAVRSMQMAAKTKTPLSQDEMPIRLLYIGISLATLLLLVIAYNSVAEMGLLRGVIMALLGTLWIWVAGVVLSECIGRTNWSPLSGMTLIAVTILIIISSGLGDKAAIISSVMVGAAACVAMAQATDLMLDLKTGYLVGAIPRRQQIGQFLGTWLGPILVMILIFVLHKAYTLGSDRLPAPQGTALASMISGILGGEVPVEKYVAGAGLGALLSASGIGGLGILVGLGFYLPFNIVLTYTIGTLLRLWSDWKKGKQWSEGVGVPVAAGLIVGEALVGVGFALYYVITGALGSA, translated from the coding sequence TTGACAACCGCTGAGATCAGCCGCGAACGGCCTATTCGGACCGGGTCCTATCCCGAGCTCACCTGGCAGGCCGTCCTGGTGGGCTACTTCTTGGGGGCCATCATCACCCTAAGCATCGGCTATGCCAGCCTGATCCTGGGCTTTTCCATCGAAGGCTCGGAGCTGGCCGCCATCCTGGGATTCGGTATCCTCCGGGGCATCATGCGGCGCACCAGTATCATTGAGAACAATATCAACCAGACCATCGCCAGCGCGGTCAACGGCGCCTCGGCCGGCATGATGTTCTCCGTCCCGGCCCTGTTCATCCTGGGACAGACGGAGTTCAATCCGGTGCTCATGGTCTTCGGGTGCATCGCCGGCGGCGTCCTGGGTATCGCCTTCATCATCCCCCTTCGCAAGCAGATGATCGACTTCGAGCGCCTGGCCTATCCCGGCGGCATCGCCGTGGCCGCCATTCTCAAATCACCGGGCGCGGGCCTCCACAAGGCCATCCTGCTGCTGGGCGGAGCGGCCGTCAGCGCCGGCGTTCACTCCATCAGCCAGCTCACCGGCTTCGAAAACTGGCAACTGGGCAACCTTATCGGCATGCCGCAGTACATGAACGGCGTCTGGTACATCTCCCTCCTGACCATCGGAGTGGGTTTCCTGGCCGGCAAGGGCGGCGTATATTTCATCGTCGGTGGCTACGTCTGCTACTGGATTCTGGCACCCCTGCTTGCCGCCCTGGGACTGCTGCCAACTCCCCAGACACTGACCGAAATGGCGACGAGCATGCCTTCCTATCTCCGCCTGCAGCTGTTCCGACCGGTGGGCATCGGCATGCTGATCGGCGGGGCCCTGACCGGCATCGCTCTGGCTCTGCCGCTGGTGGTCAGTGCCGTGAGGAGCATGCAGATGGCCGCCAAAACGAAAACGCCCCTCTCCCAGGATGAAATGCCCATCCGCCTGCTGTACATCGGCATCAGCCTGGCAACCCTGCTGCTGCTCGTGATTGCCTATAACTCCGTGGCCGAGATGGGCCTGCTGCGGGGGGTCATCATGGCCCTTCTGGGGACGCTGTGGATCTGGGTCGCCGGGGTGGTCTTGTCTGAATGCATCGGCCGGACGAACTGGTCCCCCCTGTCAGGCATGACACTGATAGCTGTCACTATTCTGATCATCATCAGCAGCGGCCTGGGCGATAAGGCGGCGATTATATCCTCGGTCATGGTGGGCGCCGCCGCCTGCGTGGCCATGGCCCAGGCCACCGACCTCATGCTGGACCTGAAGACCGGATACCTGGTGGGGGCCATCCCCCGCCGACAGCAGATCGGCCAGTTCCTGGGCACCTGGCTGGGGCCGATCCTGGTTATGATCCTCATTTTCGTGCTGCACAAGGCCTATACCCTGGGTAGTGACCGGCTCCCGGCTCCCCAGGGAACGGCTCTGGCCAGTATGATCAGCGGCATCCTCGGCGGTGAGGTCCCGGTTGAAAAGTACGTGGCCGGCGCCGGGCTGGGCGCCCTCCTGAGCGCCAGCGGCATCGGCGGCCTGGGTATCCTCGTGGGCCTCGGCTTTTACCTGCCGTTCAATATCGTTCTCACCTACACCATCGGCACCCTGCTGCGGCTGTGGTCGGACTGGAAAAAAGGCAAGCAGTGGTCGGAAGGAGTTGGGGTGCCCGTAGCGGCGGGACTCATTGTCGGTGAAGCCCTGGTTGGAGTCGGCTTTGCCCTGTATTATGTCATAACTGGCGCCCTGGGTTCGGCTTAA
- a CDS encoding 4Fe-4S dicluster domain-containing protein yields MSSPPIERKVRYERDLDPHFAQEISAMPGGEQLAHCIQCGTCSATCPLSIYMDYTPRRIIAMTRAGLKDDVLRSLTIWLCASCYSCTVECPKNIKITDIMYALKRRAIEKNIYPKRFGIPVLSREFFRLVQRNGRSSEGRVIVRMALKTNPFQYMKKKALLGLKLMRQGRLSMKKESIKRKGELTTILRGVEQAALELDRARQSGRVEA; encoded by the coding sequence ATGTCGTCACCACCTATAGAACGCAAAGTGCGCTATGAAAGAGACCTCGATCCCCATTTTGCGCAGGAGATAAGCGCGATGCCGGGGGGGGAACAACTGGCCCACTGCATCCAGTGCGGCACTTGCAGCGCTACCTGTCCCTTGAGCATCTACATGGATTATACGCCCCGGCGCATCATCGCCATGACCCGGGCGGGACTCAAGGACGATGTCCTGCGATCCCTCACTATCTGGCTATGCGCCTCCTGCTACTCCTGCACCGTCGAGTGCCCCAAGAATATCAAGATCACCGACATCATGTACGCCCTCAAGCGCCGGGCGATTGAAAAGAATATCTATCCCAAGCGGTTCGGTATTCCCGTTCTGTCCCGGGAATTTTTTCGCCTGGTCCAGCGGAACGGCCGCAGCAGCGAAGGCCGGGTTATCGTGCGCATGGCTCTCAAGACCAATCCCTTCCAGTATATGAAAAAGAAGGCCCTGCTGGGCCTGAAACTCATGCGGCAAGGCCGGCTATCCATGAAGAAAGAGTCCATCAAGCGCAAGGGTGAACTGACCACAATTTTGCGGGGCGTTGAACAGGCGGCTCTGGAACTCGACCGGGCCCGTCAATCAGGCAGGGTGGAAGCATGA